The following are from one region of the Stigmatella ashevillena genome:
- a CDS encoding Kelch repeat-containing protein, which yields MRRRVLQALAGLMGVVLSGCGFQPPEEATGARNTTGQQLVASWSGTGSLINSDGFAGQTATVLPSGKVLVVGGYKSPGDEAAAELYDPVTGTWSSAGMLNDARTEHTATLLSNGKVVVAGGHHSTGLLASVEVYDPGTNLWSSTGDMQLARSKHGAVEVITPAGPRLLVMGGFDSPSWEQDTAELFDLATGSWTFAASMNTARSGFRAVKLSSGKVLVMGGNSFYSIIDSAEEYDPSTDTWSPVGSLMENRRGYTATLLSSGKVLVTGGLHDTNGSGFVDLASAELYDPATSSWSSAGSMPYDTSVGGNGGRGSHAAALLATGEVLVVGGVGGSVMQSAVVYDPTANTWSATADTLDGRAFHTLSVLPSGEVLAVGGQYARTSSELYTP from the coding sequence ATGAGACGCAGGGTATTGCAGGCATTGGCCGGGTTGATGGGCGTGGTTCTGTCCGGGTGCGGTTTCCAGCCGCCGGAGGAAGCCACAGGCGCCAGGAACACCACGGGGCAACAGCTCGTTGCCTCCTGGAGTGGCACCGGCAGTCTGATCAACAGTGATGGGTTTGCCGGACAGACGGCGACGGTGCTCCCCTCGGGCAAGGTGCTCGTGGTAGGAGGCTATAAGTCCCCCGGCGACGAAGCGGCCGCAGAATTGTATGATCCCGTCACGGGGACTTGGAGTTCCGCGGGCATGCTGAACGACGCGAGGACCGAACACACCGCCACCTTGCTTTCAAATGGAAAGGTGGTGGTCGCGGGCGGGCATCACAGCACGGGCTTGCTCGCTTCAGTGGAGGTCTATGATCCAGGGACGAACCTCTGGAGTTCGACGGGGGATATGCAACTGGCGCGCTCCAAACACGGGGCCGTGGAGGTGATCACGCCTGCAGGACCGCGGCTGCTGGTCATGGGCGGTTTCGACTCCCCTTCCTGGGAGCAAGACACCGCAGAGCTTTTCGATCTAGCGACCGGAAGTTGGACCTTCGCGGCATCCATGAACACGGCCCGTTCCGGATTCAGAGCCGTGAAACTCTCGTCGGGGAAGGTGCTCGTGATGGGTGGAAACAGCTTCTACTCCATCATCGACAGCGCGGAAGAATACGACCCGAGCACGGATACCTGGTCTCCGGTGGGCTCCCTGATGGAGAACCGGAGGGGCTACACCGCCACCTTGCTCTCCAGCGGAAAGGTGCTCGTCACGGGAGGCTTGCACGACACCAACGGGAGTGGCTTCGTAGATCTCGCCTCCGCGGAGCTGTATGACCCGGCCACGTCGAGTTGGAGTTCCGCGGGCAGCATGCCCTATGACACATCTGTCGGGGGCAATGGCGGGCGGGGGTCGCATGCGGCAGCCTTGCTCGCCACAGGGGAGGTGCTTGTGGTCGGCGGGGTAGGAGGCTCAGTCATGCAGTCCGCCGTGGTGTATGACCCCACGGCGAATACATGGAGCGCGACGGCCGACACGCTCGATGGGCGAGCCTTTCACACCTTGAGCGTGTTGCCCTCGGGTGAGGTGCTGGCCGTAGGTGGCCAGTACGCTCGTACGTCTTCCGAGTTGTACACCCCATAG
- a CDS encoding sugar phosphate isomerase/epimerase family protein, protein MRLSLASTAYMDLPLAEAITRVKGLGLECIDLAVDTSSRMLQLEDLLDPSRRGTVQRQLTEAGLAISAISNHADGQLLLGPLHEVTDGIFKGSSAEKRAYAIRRMQDCARAADAMGVRLVAGFIGCPDYARWFRWPGQEDGWASQFAQCAEVMGAVLPVYREYGVRFAHELHPKQLVYETESAARSLEVLGEFAEWGFNVDTGNLALAGVDAVDFIRLFGSRIWHVHAKDAEVLRPVTRRHFLAHNRYYSEAERNFRFRIPGWGQLDWRRILTELHLAGYTGDVAVENEDSTLGRWEGSRLALDFIRPLLLHSPRQARWW, encoded by the coding sequence ATGCGGCTGAGCCTGGCATCCACGGCCTACATGGACCTGCCGCTCGCAGAGGCCATCACCCGGGTGAAGGGGCTCGGCCTGGAGTGCATCGATCTCGCGGTCGACACCTCCTCCCGCATGCTCCAACTGGAGGACCTGCTGGATCCCTCCCGGCGCGGCACGGTGCAGCGGCAACTGACGGAGGCGGGGCTCGCCATCTCGGCGATCAGCAACCACGCGGATGGGCAGCTTCTGCTGGGGCCCCTCCATGAGGTGACGGATGGCATCTTCAAGGGCTCCTCGGCGGAGAAGCGGGCCTACGCCATCCGCCGCATGCAGGACTGCGCCCGCGCGGCTGACGCGATGGGGGTGAGACTGGTCGCGGGCTTCATCGGGTGCCCGGACTACGCGAGATGGTTCCGCTGGCCTGGGCAGGAGGACGGGTGGGCCTCGCAGTTCGCCCAGTGCGCCGAAGTGATGGGGGCCGTGCTGCCCGTGTACCGCGAGTACGGGGTGCGCTTTGCCCACGAGCTGCACCCGAAGCAGCTCGTCTACGAGACGGAGAGCGCCGCCCGGAGCCTGGAGGTGCTGGGTGAATTCGCGGAGTGGGGCTTCAACGTCGATACCGGCAACCTGGCCCTGGCCGGCGTGGACGCCGTCGACTTCATCCGCCTGTTCGGCAGCCGCATCTGGCACGTCCACGCCAAGGATGCGGAGGTGCTCCGTCCGGTCACCCGGCGGCACTTCCTGGCGCACAACCGGTATTACTCGGAGGCCGAGCGCAACTTCCGCTTCCGGATTCCGGGGTGGGGCCAGCTCGACTGGCGCCGCATCCTGACCGAGCTCCACCTGGCGGGCTACACCGGCGATGTCGCCGTGGAGAACGAGGACAGCACCCTCGGCCGATGGGAAGGCAGCCGCCTCGCCCTCGACTTCATCCGGCCCCTGCTGCTGCACAGCCCGCGGCAGGCGCGCTGGTGGTGA
- a CDS encoding LysR family transcriptional regulator, with the protein MDIPWEDVRLFLAVAETGSLSGAARQLRIGQPTVSRRLAALEYQLGRALFRRSVDGAVLTGVGERLLLPARRMAEWAGEVGRAAKSSEGHLQGIVRITAPPYPCAAFLAPFAAWLAGKHPGLQLEVISSPHQLDLHRGEADLALRHKKPEQEGLTVVKSFSIESAAFASKTLAARLPRKPCLTDIPWLAFAPPMDTLPPNPQLEQLIPGFTPVFTSDNYLVLAAAAEAGLGALPMPVVRHAFAGPSQLVALPVELGPYKRLTYHLVCAKSALDIPRVRLLSDLFVSEMERTIASPA; encoded by the coding sequence ATGGATATCCCTTGGGAGGATGTACGGCTGTTCCTTGCCGTGGCGGAGACGGGCAGCCTGAGCGGCGCGGCGCGCCAGTTGCGCATCGGTCAGCCCACCGTGAGCCGCCGTCTGGCCGCATTGGAGTACCAACTGGGAAGGGCACTCTTCCGGCGCAGCGTGGACGGCGCTGTGCTGACGGGCGTGGGGGAGCGGTTGCTGCTACCCGCGAGGAGGATGGCGGAGTGGGCGGGCGAGGTGGGAAGGGCGGCGAAATCCTCCGAGGGACATCTCCAAGGGATTGTCCGCATCACGGCGCCCCCCTACCCATGTGCGGCGTTCCTCGCGCCTTTCGCGGCATGGCTTGCCGGGAAACACCCGGGCCTGCAACTGGAGGTGATCTCCAGCCCCCATCAACTGGATCTCCACCGAGGCGAAGCGGACCTCGCGCTGCGCCACAAGAAGCCGGAGCAAGAGGGGCTGACGGTGGTGAAATCCTTCAGCATCGAGAGCGCAGCCTTCGCCTCGAAGACGCTCGCCGCCAGGCTGCCACGCAAGCCCTGTCTGACCGACATTCCGTGGCTTGCCTTCGCGCCGCCCATGGACACCCTGCCACCGAATCCCCAACTCGAACAGCTCATCCCCGGCTTCACTCCGGTGTTCACGTCCGACAACTATCTCGTGCTGGCCGCCGCGGCGGAGGCAGGCCTGGGGGCCCTGCCCATGCCCGTCGTGCGCCACGCCTTCGCAGGCCCGTCGCAGCTCGTCGCGTTGCCGGTCGAACTCGGACCGTACAAACGCCTCACGTACCACCTGGTGTGCGCCAAATCCGCGCTCGACATTCCTCGGGTCCGTCTGCTCTCGGATCTCTTCGTGTCCGAGATGGAGAGAACCATCGCCTCTCCTGCCTGA
- a CDS encoding N-acetylglucosamine kinase, with product MKCDLVVDGGGSSTRLGLAIEGRLLARLEGPSCNEQTTGGRGMDVLAGLLEQLWRNRPPELQRIGTACLALSNAGTRKALQATGATLRALAERGLMPLRAERLWLMNDIVPPVAAGACDVVAICGTGTGYAAMTTDGRWARASGMEYLLSDEGGGFDLGRRGLAAVVRMRDGRGPVTSLAEAAEAWAGEDTGGDNSAEALCTRVHATGAPKLTAASFAPAVLAEAARGDTVAKTLLAEAARELAAGITAVASRCHLTGPVHVGLGGSLLLAREGLLRRELMAILSLMGWQWTELPVDPLDTVARLASRLAQEPHRLAKVPLALELDVREAIHPSHTEASRRKPVKHEPPF from the coding sequence ATGAAGTGCGATCTCGTCGTCGACGGAGGAGGCTCCTCCACCCGCCTGGGCCTCGCCATCGAGGGCCGCCTCCTCGCCCGGCTCGAAGGACCGAGTTGCAACGAGCAGACCACGGGGGGCCGGGGCATGGACGTCCTGGCGGGGCTCCTCGAGCAGCTGTGGCGAAACCGGCCTCCGGAGCTTCAGCGGATTGGCACCGCATGTCTGGCCCTGTCGAATGCCGGAACACGCAAAGCCCTCCAAGCGACGGGGGCCACCCTGCGGGCGCTGGCGGAGCGCGGGCTGATGCCCCTCCGAGCCGAGCGGCTGTGGTTGATGAACGACATCGTCCCCCCGGTCGCGGCCGGGGCGTGTGATGTGGTCGCGATCTGCGGCACGGGAACGGGCTACGCCGCCATGACGACCGATGGGCGCTGGGCCCGGGCCTCTGGCATGGAGTACCTGCTCAGCGATGAAGGCGGAGGCTTCGACCTGGGACGGCGGGGGCTCGCCGCCGTGGTGCGGATGAGGGATGGCCGGGGGCCCGTCACGAGCCTGGCCGAAGCGGCCGAAGCCTGGGCGGGCGAGGACACAGGCGGGGACAACAGCGCCGAGGCCCTGTGCACACGGGTCCATGCCACGGGGGCTCCAAAGCTCACGGCGGCCAGCTTTGCCCCCGCGGTGCTCGCCGAGGCGGCGCGAGGGGACACCGTGGCCAAGACCCTCCTGGCCGAGGCCGCCCGGGAGCTGGCGGCCGGCATCACCGCCGTGGCCTCCCGGTGCCACCTGACCGGACCCGTCCACGTGGGGTTGGGAGGCTCGCTGCTCCTGGCCCGGGAGGGACTGCTGCGCCGCGAGCTGATGGCCATTCTCTCCCTGATGGGATGGCAATGGACGGAGCTGCCCGTGGATCCGCTGGACACGGTGGCCCGCCTGGCCAGCCGGCTCGCGCAAGAGCCCCACCGGCTGGCGAAGGTGCCCCTGGCCCTCGAACTCGATGTCCGCGAGGCCATTCATCCCAGCCATACCGAGGCTTCCAGAAGAAAGCCCGTGAAACACGAGCCCCCGTTTTGA
- a CDS encoding MFS transporter, translating to MTTKLSNPRGAIAGVLLAYGAWGIFWGAWGALLPAVKGATGASERELGLSLLGVATGALPAMLLFGPWVDRLRNRALPLTLAAFAVSVVPLGLVTSPWALGIALIFVGATSGALDIALNARVAALEAAMGRKLFNMAHAAFPLAVVLASTGAGLGRQLELPLPLLISVLALSVFLAVPANLGKLPLPSGEEATSRGGPRGVPLLLTLGLLGAAVHLVENAVEQWSALYLETVLGAPPVLGGTGPAVYMGSLFLGRLVAQRLATRIDGRTQLALAGASATAGLVVVLSATHPLVALAGFAVAGLGMAGGIPTVFSMTTEATEPSARGAAIARVTLLAYFGYLASPPLCGAIAQAWGLRATWGMLAAAGGVLALAAFALPRLQPRAMAS from the coding sequence GTGACCACGAAGCTGAGCAACCCGCGGGGGGCCATTGCCGGTGTCTTGCTGGCCTACGGGGCCTGGGGAATCTTCTGGGGGGCCTGGGGAGCGCTGCTGCCCGCCGTGAAGGGGGCAACGGGCGCCAGTGAGCGGGAGTTGGGGCTGTCCCTGCTGGGCGTGGCCACGGGGGCCCTGCCCGCAATGCTTCTGTTTGGCCCATGGGTCGACCGGCTGCGCAACCGGGCGCTGCCGTTGACCCTGGCGGCCTTCGCCGTGTCCGTGGTGCCCTTGGGACTCGTCACCTCGCCCTGGGCTTTGGGAATCGCGCTCATCTTCGTGGGTGCCACCTCGGGAGCGCTCGACATCGCGCTCAATGCGCGCGTCGCGGCCTTGGAGGCGGCGATGGGACGCAAGCTGTTCAACATGGCCCATGCGGCCTTTCCGCTCGCCGTGGTCCTCGCCAGCACCGGCGCGGGGCTGGGCCGTCAGCTCGAGTTGCCACTGCCGCTGCTCATCTCCGTGCTGGCGCTCTCGGTGTTTCTTGCCGTGCCCGCCAACCTGGGAAAGCTGCCCCTTCCGAGCGGCGAAGAAGCCACCTCAAGAGGCGGCCCGCGGGGTGTTCCGCTCCTGCTGACCCTGGGCTTGTTGGGGGCAGCGGTCCACTTGGTGGAGAACGCGGTCGAGCAGTGGTCCGCGCTGTACCTGGAGACGGTGCTCGGCGCGCCGCCCGTACTCGGGGGCACGGGCCCTGCGGTCTACATGGGGAGCCTGTTTCTCGGCCGACTCGTGGCCCAGCGGCTGGCCACACGGATCGATGGAAGGACCCAGCTGGCCCTGGCCGGCGCCAGTGCCACGGCCGGACTGGTGGTGGTGCTCTCGGCGACCCATCCCCTCGTCGCCCTGGCTGGATTCGCGGTGGCGGGCCTCGGCATGGCGGGCGGAATCCCCACGGTGTTCAGCATGACCACCGAAGCCACGGAACCTTCGGCCCGGGGCGCCGCCATCGCGCGGGTCACCCTGCTGGCCTACTTCGGCTATCTGGCCAGTCCTCCCTTGTGCGGCGCCATCGCCCAGGCGTGGGGGCTGAGGGCCACCTGGGGCATGCTCGCGGCGGCCGGCGGGGTGCTGGCGCTGGCAGCTTTCGCCTTGCCCCGGCTTCAGCCCCGAGCGATGGCCTCATGA
- a CDS encoding alcohol dehydrogenase catalytic domain-containing protein — translation MPWLDGEARSTGDARPELRHVALTPEGPQLRPGLDWSPRHRAGVMVRPLMLGICRSDYKEAARQRQGASQFGHEVVGEVIAHWGKAPFEVGDRVCLDPNRPLNRGTAFADLMPADGTEKELAEALHWVPRTVSLERAVFAEPLACAVHCLDRVTQALGGQISGRHVLVVGAGIAGTLIALSARAAGATVSLRNASPDKLEFLRETGLLAAEALGRDEPPRTPPEAIVLATAFIEARWLRWALDTVTPDGAILLYGGTQQEDRFAEAGVELALDPLRRQEGSASVRWGRKPLTVAGSYGTEPSCFARGLRWLSAPDASWALERLVLRRIGLTELPVELSAGGPKPRPGKVLVVP, via the coding sequence ATGCCCTGGCTTGACGGCGAGGCACGGAGCACGGGCGACGCACGCCCGGAGTTGCGGCACGTGGCCCTGACACCCGAGGGTCCCCAGCTCCGCCCGGGCCTGGACTGGTCTCCGCGCCACCGTGCGGGGGTGATGGTGCGCCCCCTGATGCTGGGCATCTGCCGCTCTGACTACAAAGAGGCCGCGCGGCAGCGCCAGGGGGCGAGCCAGTTCGGCCATGAAGTCGTGGGAGAGGTCATCGCGCACTGGGGAAAAGCCCCTTTCGAGGTGGGAGACCGGGTGTGCCTGGATCCCAATCGCCCGCTGAACCGGGGAACAGCTTTCGCCGATCTCATGCCGGCCGATGGCACCGAGAAGGAGCTGGCCGAGGCCCTGCACTGGGTTCCCCGGACCGTCTCCCTGGAGCGAGCGGTGTTCGCGGAGCCGCTCGCGTGTGCCGTGCACTGTCTCGACCGGGTGACTCAAGCGCTGGGCGGGCAGATCTCCGGACGCCACGTGCTCGTGGTGGGAGCGGGCATCGCCGGGACGCTCATTGCCCTGTCGGCCCGGGCCGCGGGCGCCACGGTAAGCCTGCGCAACGCGAGCCCGGACAAGCTGGAGTTCCTGCGCGAGACCGGCCTGCTCGCCGCCGAGGCCCTCGGCCGGGACGAGCCTCCCCGGACACCCCCGGAGGCCATCGTGCTGGCCACCGCGTTCATCGAGGCGCGCTGGCTGCGCTGGGCCCTGGACACGGTGACGCCAGACGGCGCCATCCTCTTATATGGAGGAACGCAGCAGGAGGACCGCTTCGCCGAGGCGGGCGTCGAGCTGGCGTTGGATCCCCTCCGCCGTCAGGAGGGCTCTGCCTCCGTGCGCTGGGGACGGAAACCTCTGACGGTAGCGGGGAGCTATGGCACCGAACCGTCCTGTTTTGCACGAGGCTTGCGATGGCTTTCGGCCCCGGATGCCAGTTGGGCACTGGAGCGGCTGGTGTTGCGGCGCATTGGCCTGACAGAACTGCCTGTTGAACTGAGCGCTGGAGGGCCGAAACCACGGCCCGGTAAGGTTTTGGTCGTGCCATGA
- a CDS encoding trehalose-6-phosphate synthase translates to MSRERIFLASKRAPVTYHRDVSGTLTAELAPGGTANVVADLASQLGVSWIACAMTDEDRHVASQHPRGMEVKVSAAAPVHLHLLQHEPAVFEDMQEIITADLLWASNNYLWDGWTKPTFDARSHRAWKNFETFTATFATTLLERSKSCPNPVYLLHDYQMCGVPQHLRAQRPEAPQLLFVHIPWPSADYWRMLPRPMREGLLRGMLGADVIAFFATRWVRNFLACVEDLLPEARVDFSSATLRWEGRTVRVEAMALGYSPSALDIREGEVSPELASWIGDHPLVVHSGRTDPIKNAERAVLAFTAALQEDPGLRRARLLVKMNPNRLSVEANQQYRDRVGRAVEAANQDLGSDTVRLVCTNSVNGTFAALRRADVLLLNSTVDGQNLTAFEGTLFNQRDAVLILSERCGAAEALASVSRLVNPFDIVEQAQALREALHATPAERAEAARRRREVVLKYDLPTWVRQQLSSLGLGTAPGERR, encoded by the coding sequence ATGAGCCGAGAACGCATCTTCCTCGCCAGCAAGCGCGCCCCCGTGACGTACCACCGCGATGTCTCCGGGACGCTCACCGCCGAGCTCGCCCCAGGAGGAACCGCCAACGTCGTGGCCGATCTGGCCAGCCAACTGGGCGTGTCCTGGATTGCCTGCGCCATGACGGACGAGGACCGCCACGTGGCGTCCCAGCATCCCCGGGGAATGGAGGTGAAAGTGAGCGCGGCTGCCCCCGTCCACCTCCACCTGCTCCAGCATGAGCCGGCCGTCTTCGAGGACATGCAGGAGATCATCACCGCCGACCTGCTCTGGGCCAGCAACAACTACCTCTGGGATGGCTGGACGAAGCCCACCTTCGACGCGCGCAGCCACCGGGCCTGGAAGAACTTCGAGACCTTCACGGCGACCTTCGCCACCACGCTGCTCGAGCGCTCGAAGTCCTGCCCCAATCCCGTCTACCTGCTGCACGACTACCAGATGTGCGGCGTTCCCCAGCACCTCCGGGCCCAGCGTCCCGAAGCGCCGCAGTTGCTCTTCGTCCACATCCCCTGGCCCTCGGCGGACTACTGGCGGATGTTGCCCCGCCCCATGCGGGAGGGCCTGCTACGGGGCATGCTGGGGGCCGACGTCATCGCCTTCTTCGCCACCCGCTGGGTGAGGAACTTCCTGGCCTGTGTGGAGGACCTGCTGCCAGAGGCACGCGTGGACTTCTCGTCCGCCACCCTCCGCTGGGAAGGCCGCACGGTGCGGGTGGAGGCGATGGCGCTCGGGTACAGCCCCTCGGCCCTGGACATCCGCGAGGGGGAGGTCTCCCCCGAGCTGGCCTCGTGGATCGGCGATCATCCCCTCGTCGTCCACTCGGGCCGCACCGACCCCATCAAGAACGCCGAGCGGGCCGTCCTCGCCTTCACGGCGGCGTTGCAAGAGGACCCCGGACTGCGGCGCGCCCGGCTGCTCGTGAAGATGAATCCCAACCGGCTCTCGGTGGAGGCCAACCAGCAATACCGGGACCGGGTGGGCCGGGCCGTCGAGGCGGCCAACCAAGACCTGGGGAGCGACACCGTCCGGCTCGTCTGCACCAACAGCGTCAACGGCACCTTCGCGGCCCTGCGCCGGGCGGACGTACTGCTGCTCAACTCCACCGTCGATGGGCAGAACCTCACGGCCTTCGAGGGGACCCTGTTCAACCAGCGTGACGCGGTGCTCATCCTCTCGGAGCGCTGCGGCGCGGCCGAGGCCCTCGCCAGCGTCTCCCGGCTCGTCAACCCCTTCGACATCGTCGAGCAGGCCCAGGCCCTGCGAGAGGCCCTGCATGCCACCCCCGCCGAGCGGGCCGAGGCCGCGCGGCGGCGCCGGGAGGTCGTCCTCAAGTACGACCTGCCCACCTGGGTGCGGCAACAGCTCTCCAGCCTGGGACTCGGCACAGCCCCTGGGGAACGCCGATGA
- a CDS encoding SDR family oxidoreductase has protein sequence MRQVLIIGSGFIGQRLGQALREEGFSVALSSRHRPKGRWAGDWLGLDASRPGAIAEAVGTTGAHAVVLVHGPSDITGCENAPETAMATHAGIATRLCQEAPTVRKVLISTDNVFDGQDTCYDESRVPSPANAYGRAKLAAERVLLAADPSALIVRTSLVYGYEPRGPGRGWRNFFMVVADTVSSGQTVQAPVDHWNTPILVDDAAAVLTRLIPGGPSGVLHLAGPDRVSRFEWGRLIAESLGQDPNLVRPVERAAGRYSCRPANACLRSLRLHHLPELSGLSISGLAAGAARLGPLLDVPPR, from the coding sequence ATGAGGCAGGTGCTCATCATCGGCAGCGGCTTCATTGGCCAGCGGCTCGGCCAGGCCCTGCGGGAAGAAGGGTTTTCGGTGGCGCTGTCCTCACGTCACCGGCCCAAGGGCCGATGGGCGGGAGACTGGCTGGGCCTGGATGCCTCGCGGCCCGGCGCCATCGCGGAGGCGGTGGGCACCACCGGGGCGCATGCCGTGGTGCTCGTGCATGGCCCTTCCGACATCACCGGCTGTGAGAACGCGCCCGAGACGGCGATGGCCACCCATGCGGGCATCGCGACCCGCCTGTGCCAGGAGGCGCCCACGGTCCGCAAGGTGCTGATCTCGACGGACAACGTCTTCGACGGCCAGGACACCTGCTACGACGAATCCCGGGTCCCCTCCCCCGCCAACGCCTATGGCCGGGCCAAGCTGGCCGCCGAGCGCGTGCTGCTCGCGGCGGACCCCAGCGCTCTCATTGTCCGCACCAGCCTCGTCTATGGATACGAACCCCGTGGCCCGGGGCGCGGCTGGCGCAACTTCTTCATGGTGGTGGCGGACACCGTGAGCTCCGGCCAGACCGTGCAGGCGCCCGTCGACCACTGGAACACCCCCATTCTCGTCGACGATGCCGCAGCGGTCCTCACGCGCCTGATTCCAGGAGGCCCCTCCGGAGTGCTCCACCTGGCCGGCCCCGACCGGGTGTCCCGCTTCGAGTGGGGTCGGCTCATCGCCGAAAGCCTCGGGCAGGATCCCAACCTCGTTCGGCCCGTGGAGCGCGCCGCCGGACGCTACTCCTGCCGCCCCGCCAATGCCTGCCTGCGCAGTCTGCGGCTGCACCACCTCCCGGAACTCTCCGGGCTGAGCATCTCGGGCCTCGCCGCGGGTGCCGCGCGCCTCGGCCCCTTGCTCGATGTCCCCCCACGTTGA
- a CDS encoding aspartate aminotransferase family protein → MTVPPPFYYETGDIVLTEGAGVRVRTRDGREFLDCISGTFNLLLGHNHPEVMAAAKAQMDRLVHTGSSYLSEPVEQLAAALVGLAPSNLSRVHLRSSGGSTANEGAIRIAQHVTGKRDVITMFRSHLGQTMATIGYSGFAFHRGPFPYVMPGALHVPEPSCSRCFYGQQADHCELPCVSRIDDFIRYASSGSVACVLIEPIFGVGGNIVPPPRYFPELKRFCEERGIVLIFDEIQTGFGRTGEMFAANYFGVSPHMMTLSKGLTGSGFPMGAILTEERLMGLPRIHHGFTGGGNAVAAAAALKTVEIVSRPGFLPHVRQVGNRLREGLARLAPNHPFIGEVRGVGLMLGLEVVGPQGAPAPAQALGLQAALLRQGLMTRVSEHGRGHVIEIRPALVITEKEVDELLARFGEACHALA, encoded by the coding sequence ATGACCGTGCCGCCCCCCTTCTATTATGAGACGGGCGACATCGTCCTGACCGAGGGCGCGGGGGTCCGGGTGCGCACCCGGGACGGCCGGGAGTTCCTCGACTGCATCTCTGGCACCTTCAACCTCCTGCTGGGCCACAACCACCCCGAGGTCATGGCCGCCGCGAAGGCCCAGATGGACCGGCTGGTGCACACGGGCTCCTCCTATCTGTCGGAGCCGGTCGAGCAGCTCGCCGCGGCGCTGGTGGGCCTGGCCCCCTCGAACCTGTCCCGCGTGCACCTGCGCAGCTCGGGCGGGTCCACCGCGAACGAGGGCGCCATCCGCATCGCCCAGCACGTCACGGGCAAGCGGGATGTCATCACGATGTTCCGGAGCCACCTCGGCCAGACCATGGCCACCATCGGGTACTCGGGCTTCGCGTTCCACCGGGGCCCTTTCCCCTACGTCATGCCGGGGGCCCTGCATGTCCCGGAGCCCTCCTGCTCGCGCTGCTTCTACGGCCAGCAGGCGGACCACTGCGAACTGCCCTGCGTGTCGCGGATCGACGACTTCATCCGCTATGCCAGCTCGGGCAGCGTGGCGTGCGTGCTGATCGAACCGATCTTCGGGGTGGGAGGGAACATCGTCCCCCCGCCGCGCTACTTTCCCGAGCTCAAGCGGTTCTGCGAGGAGCGGGGCATCGTCCTCATCTTCGATGAGATCCAGACCGGCTTTGGCCGCACCGGCGAGATGTTCGCCGCGAATTACTTCGGCGTCTCCCCGCACATGATGACCCTGTCCAAGGGCCTGACGGGGAGCGGGTTTCCCATGGGGGCCATCCTCACCGAGGAGCGTCTGATGGGGCTGCCGCGCATCCACCACGGCTTCACCGGAGGGGGCAACGCGGTGGCGGCGGCGGCGGCCCTGAAGACGGTGGAGATTGTCTCTCGCCCAGGCTTCCTCCCCCATGTCCGGCAGGTGGGAAATCGCCTGCGCGAGGGGCTGGCCCGGCTCGCCCCGAACCATCCCTTCATCGGCGAGGTCCGGGGGGTCGGGCTGATGCTGGGGCTGGAGGTGGTGGGGCCACAGGGAGCACCCGCTCCTGCCCAAGCGCTGGGATTGCAGGCGGCCCTGCTGCGCCAGGGACTGATGACCCGGGTCTCAGAACATGGACGTGGCCACGTCATCGAGATCCGCCCGGCGCTCGTCATCACCGAAAAAGAGGTGGATGAGCTGCTCGCCCGCTTCGGAGAGGCGTGCCATGCCCTGGCTTGA